A genomic segment from Luteolibacter ambystomatis encodes:
- a CDS encoding zinc ribbon domain-containing protein, which yields MLDEIRDLLVLQDRDKRLQGILKDLEKLPQEESRAKGKLSGDQAAVDKATDALRACELEVKKVELDAETRRTTIKRLKLQQFETRKNDEFQALGHEVARYEKELDGLETRELELMEEADGLRAKLAEANAALAKTRALVDEDLASVAERKQNLLATQTEVKAERDRLAAAAPANILPLYERLLKTKGGVAIAPMHEGRCGGCHMKLVAGTVIKVQSEKEIAQCEDCGRILYPD from the coding sequence ATGCTTGATGAAATCCGTGACTTGCTGGTGCTTCAGGATCGCGACAAACGCCTCCAGGGCATCCTCAAGGATCTGGAGAAACTGCCGCAGGAGGAATCCCGCGCGAAGGGCAAGCTGTCCGGGGACCAGGCCGCCGTGGACAAGGCCACCGACGCCCTGCGCGCATGCGAACTGGAAGTGAAAAAGGTGGAGCTGGATGCGGAAACCCGCCGCACCACCATCAAGCGGTTGAAACTGCAGCAGTTTGAAACCCGCAAGAACGACGAGTTCCAGGCCCTCGGACACGAAGTCGCCCGCTATGAAAAGGAACTGGACGGCTTGGAAACCCGCGAGCTGGAATTGATGGAAGAAGCCGACGGCCTGCGCGCCAAGCTCGCTGAAGCCAACGCCGCTCTGGCAAAAACCCGCGCTTTGGTCGATGAGGATCTCGCCTCAGTGGCCGAACGCAAACAGAACCTCCTGGCCACCCAGACCGAGGTGAAAGCCGAACGCGACCGTCTCGCCGCCGCCGCTCCGGCAAACATCCTGCCCCTTTACGAACGCCTGCTGAAAACCAAGGGCGGTGTGGCCATCGCCCCGATGCATGAGGGCCGCTGCGGCGGCTGCCACATGAAGCTGGTCGCCGGCACGGTGATCAAGGTGCAGTCGGAGAAGGAGATCGCCCAATGCGAGGACTGCGGACGCATTCTCTATCCGGACTGA
- a CDS encoding lysophospholipid acyltransferase family protein has product MMRWIYWFGWMTLGSAFRSLFGMRVIGAEKLVTEGAVLVASNHESFLDPPLIGNLYTTEMWYLARKTLFRDFGAWLYPRWNAIPVDQDRPDMGSLKTVIKLLKEGKRVLVFPEGERTLDGNLGEVQPGIGLIAVKSGAVIQPVRIRGAREALPRGSGKIRFARISVTVGDPIRLTEEEIKASHGKEGYQVISKRIMDAIAAL; this is encoded by the coding sequence ATGATGCGTTGGATTTACTGGTTCGGCTGGATGACGCTGGGTTCGGCGTTCCGTTCATTGTTCGGCATGCGGGTGATCGGTGCGGAAAAGCTCGTCACCGAAGGTGCCGTGCTGGTGGCATCGAATCATGAGAGCTTTCTTGATCCGCCACTCATCGGGAATCTCTACACCACCGAGATGTGGTATCTCGCCCGCAAGACCTTGTTCCGGGATTTCGGCGCGTGGTTGTATCCACGATGGAACGCGATTCCGGTTGATCAGGATCGTCCGGACATGGGCAGTCTGAAAACGGTGATCAAGTTGCTCAAGGAAGGGAAGCGAGTCCTTGTGTTCCCGGAAGGCGAGCGCACGCTCGATGGCAATCTGGGCGAGGTCCAACCCGGCATCGGATTGATTGCGGTGAAGTCCGGTGCGGTCATCCAGCCGGTGCGCATTCGTGGTGCGCGTGAAGCTCTGCCGCGCGGCTCCGGGAAGATCCGCTTTGCGCGCATCTCGGTGACCGTGGGTGATCCGATCCGGTTGACCGAGGAGGAGATCAAGGCCTCACACGGCAAGGAAGGCTACCAAGTGATTTCGAAGCGGATCATGGACGCCATCGCGGCTCTCTGA
- the fmt gene encoding methionyl-tRNA formyltransferase: MRIAFFGTGEIAIPAFRRLIEAGPAPVLLVTQPDKPVGRHHTLTPPAIKTVALEAGIPVLQPEKVRNAIEELAAYDIDLMVVMAYGQILPLKLIKLPRIACINLHASLLPRYRGAACIQAAIDSGDEETGITVMHVVKQLDAGDIILAKSIPILPGETGGHLHDRLAGVAADAMADALQPLAAGTASRTPQDENLVSYIPKLEREDGRLDFTKTANELERRIRAYDPWPGTYVVIREDGKERRLKIFPPVEVVEGTPGTGEIDTSSGSLLIGCGEDVLKLLEVQPEGARRMNVSDYLRGRKPERIIPD; this comes from the coding sequence ATGCGCATCGCCTTTTTCGGAACAGGAGAAATCGCCATCCCGGCCTTCCGTCGCTTGATCGAGGCCGGGCCAGCGCCCGTGCTGTTGGTGACCCAGCCGGACAAACCGGTGGGCCGCCATCACACGCTCACGCCACCAGCGATCAAGACGGTGGCGCTGGAGGCGGGCATTCCCGTGCTCCAGCCGGAAAAGGTGCGCAATGCGATCGAGGAGCTGGCTGCGTATGACATCGACCTGATGGTGGTGATGGCCTACGGACAGATCCTGCCGCTGAAGCTCATCAAGCTGCCGCGGATCGCCTGTATCAACCTCCATGCCTCACTGCTGCCGCGCTATCGCGGTGCCGCGTGCATCCAGGCGGCGATTGACTCAGGGGATGAGGAAACCGGTATTACGGTGATGCATGTGGTGAAGCAGCTCGATGCGGGCGACATCATCCTCGCCAAATCCATTCCGATCCTGCCGGGCGAAACCGGCGGGCATCTCCATGACCGACTCGCCGGTGTGGCGGCGGACGCGATGGCGGATGCGTTGCAACCGCTCGCGGCTGGAACCGCGTCACGGACTCCGCAAGATGAGAATCTTGTTTCCTACATCCCGAAGCTGGAGCGCGAGGATGGACGTTTGGATTTTACGAAGACGGCGAACGAACTGGAGCGTCGCATCCGTGCCTACGATCCGTGGCCGGGCACCTATGTGGTGATCCGTGAGGATGGCAAGGAGCGGCGTTTGAAAATCTTTCCGCCGGTGGAAGTGGTGGAGGGAACGCCGGGTACCGGAGAGATCGATACTTCCAGCGGCTCGCTGCTCATCGGATGCGGAGAGGATGTGTTGAAGCTCCTTGAAGTGCAGCCGGAGGGCGCGCGGCGAATGAATGTGTCGGATTACCTGCGCGGCAGGAAGCCGGAGAGGATCATCCCGGATTGA
- a CDS encoding adenylate kinase family protein, with amino-acid sequence MSKHLDFKLPAFLILGAPGSGKGTQGKILGSVPRFFHCACGDVFRSLDTRTALGQKFVYYSSRGELVPDELTIELWHAQILNWSETHIYKPDIDFLVLDGIPRNVRQAEFLAEHVEVHQVFHLSCPDREELARRMRKRALKENRLDDASDRVIQQRIATYEAETKPILEYYSKERVLDIDATQPPVKVLRDIVDHITKLPVYQASLKR; translated from the coding sequence ATGTCGAAGCATCTCGATTTCAAACTTCCGGCGTTTCTCATTCTCGGCGCTCCGGGTTCCGGCAAGGGCACCCAGGGCAAGATCCTCGGCAGCGTGCCGCGTTTCTTCCACTGCGCTTGTGGCGACGTCTTCCGCTCCCTGGACACCCGCACCGCCCTCGGCCAGAAGTTTGTCTATTACTCCAGCCGCGGCGAGCTGGTGCCGGACGAGTTGACCATCGAGTTGTGGCATGCACAGATCCTCAACTGGAGCGAAACCCACATTTACAAGCCGGACATTGACTTCCTCGTGCTCGATGGCATCCCGCGCAACGTCCGCCAGGCCGAGTTCCTCGCCGAGCATGTCGAAGTGCATCAGGTGTTCCATCTTTCCTGCCCGGACCGTGAGGAACTCGCCCGCCGCATGCGCAAGCGGGCGCTCAAGGAAAACCGCCTTGATGACGCCAGCGACCGCGTGATCCAGCAGCGCATCGCGACGTACGAAGCCGAGACCAAGCCGATCCTCGAGTACTATTCCAAGGAGCGGGTGCTCGACATCGATGCCACCCAGCCGCCGGTGAAGGTTCTGCGTGACATCGTGGATCACATCACCAAGCTGCCGGTCTATCAGGCCTCGCTGAAGCGATAG
- a CDS encoding prephenate dehydrogenase yields MSMDFKKVAILGGGLLGGSLALALAQKHSGTEVTLWSRREETTMRARELGISGATSDLRTAVAGADLVVLAVPVGGMPALVQAALEAGLNTGALVTDVGSVKGIVHSTLPAVLATHGVVFIGSHPMAGSEHGGIGAAKASLFESAACILTDDQHAPAALRTSLEGFWQAVGCRTAWMISAIHDELVARISHLPHVIAAAGATVALRDTGDGRFAGGGLRDTTRVAGGDPEMWTEILLENREALAAPLRETIANLREMLASLEAGDHESVHRLLATAKVRRDALPTHR; encoded by the coding sequence ATGAGCATGGATTTCAAGAAGGTCGCGATTCTCGGCGGAGGGTTGCTCGGCGGTTCGCTGGCACTCGCGCTGGCTCAAAAGCATTCCGGGACGGAGGTGACCCTGTGGTCCCGCCGCGAGGAAACCACCATGCGCGCCCGGGAACTGGGGATTTCAGGAGCCACATCGGACCTGCGCACGGCTGTCGCCGGAGCGGATCTGGTGGTGCTGGCCGTGCCCGTGGGGGGGATGCCCGCGCTGGTGCAGGCCGCGCTGGAAGCGGGTCTGAACACCGGAGCGCTTGTGACGGATGTCGGCAGTGTGAAGGGCATCGTTCACTCGACCCTGCCCGCCGTGCTGGCCACTCACGGTGTGGTGTTCATCGGCAGCCATCCGATGGCGGGCTCCGAGCATGGCGGCATCGGTGCCGCCAAGGCGTCTCTTTTCGAATCCGCGGCTTGCATCCTCACCGATGACCAGCACGCGCCCGCCGCTCTTCGCACGAGTTTGGAAGGATTCTGGCAGGCGGTGGGTTGTCGTACCGCGTGGATGATCTCCGCGATTCACGATGAATTGGTTGCGAGGATTTCCCACCTTCCCCACGTGATCGCCGCCGCCGGGGCCACCGTGGCCTTGCGCGATACCGGAGACGGTCGTTTCGCCGGAGGTGGCCTCCGCGATACCACCCGTGTGGCCGGGGGCGATCCGGAGATGTGGACGGAGATCCTGCTGGAGAACCGCGAGGCACTGGCCGCCCCGCTGCGTGAGACCATCGCCAACCTGCGCGAAATGCTTGCCTCGCTGGAAGCGGGCGACCATGAAAGCGTCCACCGTCTGCTGGCCACCGCCAAGGTCCGCCGCGACGCGCTACCCACCCACCGCTAG
- a CDS encoding PilW family protein: protein MKARRHQRGFTLIELSVAIMIGMAIGAIVLALANQQFTFLRIYSAQSFLVEEAPVVSAYMNRLIGQADRYRLHNSLTDAKAGTNAVLSNATVLVLNFQQPDGTARAGILAFQNLGTGAGNALYYYVVSATGTTTTPEWILTKRPSDVRFSIENGILRTRMTGPNGEIITYSGTMQQ, encoded by the coding sequence ATGAAAGCCCGGCGTCATCAGCGTGGATTCACGCTCATCGAACTCTCGGTCGCCATCATGATCGGCATGGCCATCGGGGCGATCGTGCTCGCGCTGGCCAACCAGCAGTTCACCTTCCTGCGCATTTACAGCGCGCAGAGCTTCCTGGTGGAGGAGGCGCCGGTCGTCAGCGCCTACATGAACCGGCTGATCGGACAGGCGGACCGCTACCGCCTGCACAATTCCCTTACGGATGCCAAAGCCGGCACCAATGCCGTTCTGAGCAACGCCACCGTGTTGGTCTTGAATTTCCAGCAACCGGATGGCACCGCCCGGGCGGGAATCCTCGCGTTCCAAAACCTCGGCACGGGTGCGGGCAACGCCCTCTACTACTATGTCGTTTCCGCCACGGGTACCACCACCACCCCGGAGTGGATACTGACCAAGCGTCCCTCCGACGTCCGGTTTTCCATTGAGAATGGCATCCTGCGTACACGGATGACCGGACCCAACGGTGAGATCATCACTTATTCCGGAACCATGCAGCAATGA
- a CDS encoding M48 family metalloprotease, with protein sequence MRDAAQARLLQCSVSRQRELLADAASVQFTRNPEAMARALKEVGGTWRRGTLFHHRAMEARHVFFVPSDSIGMKTHPDLEQRIRALEPKWDGKFIKVSIPSAELLHGQPKAEAWNASAAPDPDALIDRWRKSSMLLVPQEARLVVLAMAGARESDPQAAVVGSALDKLTPALAFTVTDSALAPLKMVPKPELVRMITAVREALAAEPLTWRGVWIQQIVERRIAPMVGLMGSPTCSYRSLESLHRETAVILAALDAESGDGTALGAVIPEYVQHTGTPFVVPGPEDRTPDRVAEALRSFWGATPMVKSQLMRLCRLAMENDGTINECEELLLRAVSVVTGLPLPPSVSAGKA encoded by the coding sequence ATGCGGGATGCGGCTCAAGCCCGGCTGTTGCAGTGCTCGGTTTCCCGGCAGAGGGAGTTGCTGGCGGATGCGGCCTCGGTCCAGTTTACGCGCAATCCGGAGGCCATGGCCCGCGCGTTGAAAGAGGTCGGCGGTACTTGGCGCCGCGGCACGTTGTTTCATCATCGGGCCATGGAGGCGCGGCATGTGTTCTTCGTGCCCAGTGACAGCATCGGGATGAAAACCCATCCGGATCTCGAGCAGCGTATCCGTGCCTTGGAACCAAAGTGGGATGGCAAATTCATCAAGGTCTCAATCCCTTCAGCCGAACTGCTGCACGGGCAGCCCAAGGCGGAGGCTTGGAATGCGAGTGCGGCTCCGGATCCGGACGCATTGATCGACCGTTGGCGCAAATCCTCGATGCTGCTGGTGCCGCAGGAAGCAAGGCTGGTGGTGCTGGCGATGGCGGGTGCACGCGAAAGCGACCCGCAGGCAGCGGTGGTCGGATCGGCTTTGGACAAACTGACTCCGGCCCTCGCCTTCACGGTGACGGATTCGGCGCTGGCTCCTCTGAAGATGGTTCCCAAACCGGAACTGGTGCGGATGATCACGGCGGTCCGGGAGGCTTTGGCGGCGGAGCCGCTGACATGGCGAGGTGTCTGGATCCAGCAGATTGTGGAACGGCGGATCGCGCCAATGGTCGGTTTGATGGGATCCCCCACCTGTTCCTACCGCAGTCTGGAAAGCCTGCATCGTGAGACAGCGGTGATTCTCGCTGCCTTGGATGCTGAATCCGGTGATGGCACGGCGCTGGGAGCGGTGATTCCGGAATATGTCCAACACACCGGGACTCCGTTCGTGGTGCCCGGACCGGAGGACCGGACCCCGGATCGGGTGGCGGAGGCCCTTCGGAGCTTCTGGGGTGCGACCCCGATGGTGAAGTCCCAGTTGATGCGCCTCTGTCGTCTGGCGATGGAGAATGACGGGACGATCAATGAGTGCGAGGAGCTGCTGCTGCGGGCGGTTTCCGTGGTCACGGGCCTGCCTCTGCCTCCCTCGGTTTCGGCCGGAAAAGCTTGA
- a CDS encoding 3'-5' exonuclease, whose amino-acid sequence MTLVRDCRFTSIDFESAGAARGRTDAPVQIGLAAWSPAKGHGGRFMSYLKTDQPVTWSARKVHGIGSEHLMDAPSLLSLWPDLKNHLAGAVVVAHGKGTEKRFLRAFPGHGFGPWIDTLLLARAAWPELPDHSLGALAENRGITAAVDALVPEKRWHDALYDAVASLVLLEDLIVSCGLQDLPVEGLVSPDTSTWHRLRR is encoded by the coding sequence GTGACGCTTGTCCGCGACTGCCGCTTTACCTCCATCGACTTCGAATCCGCCGGAGCCGCACGCGGTCGCACGGATGCGCCGGTACAAATCGGGCTGGCGGCATGGTCGCCAGCAAAGGGACACGGCGGACGCTTCATGTCCTACCTGAAAACGGATCAACCGGTGACATGGTCGGCGCGGAAGGTCCACGGCATCGGGTCCGAGCATCTGATGGATGCCCCTTCCCTGCTTTCGCTATGGCCGGATCTCAAAAACCATCTCGCGGGAGCGGTGGTGGTCGCTCATGGCAAGGGCACGGAGAAACGTTTCCTCCGGGCCTTCCCCGGGCATGGCTTCGGACCGTGGATCGATACGCTGCTGCTTGCCCGCGCCGCCTGGCCCGAGCTGCCGGATCACTCACTGGGAGCCCTGGCGGAAAACCGTGGCATTACTGCTGCCGTTGATGCCTTGGTGCCGGAGAAGCGATGGCATGACGCGCTGTATGATGCTGTGGCTTCGCTGGTGCTGTTGGAGGATCTGATCGTTTCCTGCGGCTTGCAGGATCTACCGGTGGAGGGACTGGTTTCACCGGACACTTCCACCTGGCATCGACTGAGAAGGTAG
- a CDS encoding acyl-CoA reductase, with the protein MTTTRQRIEALLASRDHLVPWLGDFDATSLHALLETQLGAVDALDAWIPRGDTRARAAPLSPLLHVISGNTPHSAFQSVVRGLLVGAHNRVKLPSAGMPEFEAWVAMLPPELSALVEIRHDFPDAWRDSTAAVLFGQASTMETFRHMLPPGIPIIEHGPKLSIGVVFDPDDRAAELAARDILAFEQRGCLSLQAVYVAGGPISARAFSERLARAMARHRKEEPRLPLTLSESGAIANARELVRFQAANGEDTTLWESPGDTSWTVVYQTDPTLAPGPLNGYATVHPLPSGGRLREALGPETAYLSTMAIHPCEDALADRMEPLAAPRTCALGQSQQPPLFWHHDGRMPLADLVMWRDRS; encoded by the coding sequence ATGACCACCACCCGCCAGCGCATCGAGGCCCTGTTGGCCAGCCGCGACCACCTGGTGCCGTGGCTCGGGGATTTCGATGCCACGTCCCTCCACGCCCTGCTGGAAACCCAGCTCGGGGCCGTGGACGCGCTCGATGCTTGGATTCCACGCGGTGACACCCGGGCCAGAGCGGCACCTCTTTCCCCGTTGCTCCATGTCATCAGCGGAAATACCCCGCACTCGGCGTTTCAATCGGTCGTCCGGGGTCTGCTGGTGGGTGCCCACAATCGGGTAAAGCTACCCTCCGCGGGCATGCCGGAATTCGAGGCCTGGGTGGCGATGCTGCCGCCGGAACTATCGGCACTGGTCGAGATCCGGCACGACTTCCCGGATGCATGGCGGGACAGTACGGCCGCGGTGTTGTTCGGACAAGCGTCCACGATGGAGACCTTCCGCCACATGCTGCCGCCCGGGATTCCGATCATCGAGCATGGCCCAAAATTGAGCATCGGCGTGGTGTTCGACCCGGATGACCGGGCAGCGGAACTCGCGGCGCGGGACATCCTCGCCTTCGAGCAACGCGGCTGCCTCTCGCTGCAGGCGGTGTATGTGGCTGGCGGCCCGATCTCCGCCCGCGCCTTCTCCGAGCGGCTGGCCCGCGCGATGGCACGCCACCGGAAGGAAGAGCCACGCCTTCCCCTCACGCTCTCGGAAAGCGGTGCAATCGCGAACGCCCGTGAACTGGTCCGTTTCCAAGCCGCGAATGGCGAGGACACCACCCTGTGGGAAAGCCCGGGCGATACCAGTTGGACGGTGGTCTATCAGACCGATCCAACCCTGGCTCCCGGCCCGCTGAATGGTTACGCCACCGTCCACCCCCTGCCCTCCGGCGGCCGCCTTCGTGAAGCTCTGGGGCCGGAAACCGCTTATCTTTCCACCATGGCGATCCATCCCTGCGAGGATGCCTTGGCTGACCGCATGGAACCGCTGGCCGCGCCGCGCACCTGCGCGCTGGGACAATCCCAGCAGCCGCCCCTTTTCTGGCACCACGATGGCCGGATGCCGCTGGCCGATCTGGTCATGTGGCGTGACCGCTCCTGA
- the aroA gene encoding 3-phosphoshikimate 1-carboxyvinyltransferase produces MSEFRVKSIETLHAEFRVPGDKSMSHRAAILAGLSNGSCTITNFLPSEDCLNTLNAMQALGAEVEVLEELEGYGPVAMTIGGRSMQLQAPVEPIDCGNSGTGMRLLAGLLAAQPFTSELFGDASLSSRPMGRITKPLEEMGAKIETLGEKPGCAPLRIHGGKLNPIRYEMPMASAQVKSAVLLAGLFTEGRTTVTQPAETRDHTERMLESFRVRTIRDGNAITIYGDQMPQACDFVVPGDISSAAFWLVAAAALPGSRLMIKDVGLNPTRTAIINVLVRMGAHIIVAEHQTEGEAIGNIEVHGAALKGTSLLPEEIPNLIDEIPVIAVAAALAEGTTIIRNARELRVKETDRIATVVENLRLMGGDVTEFEDGMEVHGGKPLIGADLDSYGDHRIAMAFAIAGLFASGETVVKNTECVNTSYPGFRKHLDAIRHERTNPGDFEMKTLVRA; encoded by the coding sequence ATGTCGGAATTCCGAGTCAAATCGATCGAAACCCTTCACGCCGAGTTCCGGGTGCCGGGGGACAAGAGCATGTCCCACCGCGCTGCAATCCTGGCGGGCCTCTCCAACGGCTCCTGTACGATCACGAACTTCCTTCCCAGCGAGGATTGTCTAAACACGCTCAATGCGATGCAGGCGCTCGGCGCGGAGGTGGAGGTGCTGGAGGAACTGGAAGGCTACGGCCCGGTGGCGATGACCATCGGCGGCCGCTCGATGCAGCTCCAGGCACCGGTCGAGCCGATCGACTGCGGTAACTCCGGCACCGGCATGCGCCTGCTCGCGGGCCTGTTGGCCGCGCAACCGTTCACGTCCGAACTCTTCGGCGACGCCTCGCTTTCGTCCCGTCCCATGGGCCGTATCACCAAGCCGCTCGAGGAAATGGGCGCGAAGATCGAGACGCTGGGTGAGAAGCCCGGCTGCGCTCCGCTCCGCATCCACGGCGGCAAGCTGAATCCGATCCGCTATGAGATGCCGATGGCCAGCGCCCAGGTGAAGAGCGCCGTGCTGCTCGCCGGTCTGTTCACGGAAGGCCGCACCACCGTGACCCAACCCGCGGAAACCCGGGATCATACCGAGCGCATGCTCGAGTCCTTCCGCGTCCGCACGATCCGTGATGGCAATGCGATCACGATCTACGGCGACCAGATGCCGCAGGCCTGCGACTTCGTGGTGCCGGGTGACATTTCCAGCGCGGCCTTCTGGCTTGTCGCGGCTGCGGCGTTGCCAGGCTCGCGCCTCATGATCAAGGACGTGGGCCTGAATCCGACCCGCACGGCCATCATCAACGTGCTTGTCCGCATGGGTGCCCACATCATCGTGGCCGAGCACCAGACCGAAGGCGAAGCCATCGGCAACATCGAGGTCCACGGTGCTGCGCTCAAGGGCACCTCGTTGCTGCCGGAAGAAATTCCGAATCTTATCGACGAGATCCCCGTCATCGCCGTGGCCGCCGCGCTTGCCGAAGGCACCACCATCATCCGCAACGCCCGCGAACTGCGCGTGAAGGAAACCGACCGCATCGCCACCGTGGTGGAGAACCTGCGCCTGATGGGCGGGGATGTGACCGAGTTCGAGGACGGCATGGAAGTCCACGGCGGCAAGCCGTTGATCGGTGCGGATCTCGATTCCTACGGTGACCATCGTATTGCCATGGCCTTCGCCATCGCCGGTTTGTTCGCCTCCGGCGAGACCGTGGTGAAGAACACCGAGTGTGTGAACACGTCCTATCCGGGCTTCCGCAAGCACCTCGATGCGATCCGCCACGAGCGCACGAATCCCGGGGATTTCGAAATGAAAACCCTCGTCCGGGCATGA
- the cmk gene encoding (d)CMP kinase, translating into MTSIAPDSGNVAIAIDGPAASGKSTLARILADQLGLVMVNSGAMYRAVTWKVLREGVDSHDAGAVIRVLRETILECGDDGRYSTIKVDGIDPGDELRSEAVNANVSAVSAVPEVREALVALQRDYLKRASVVMEGRDIGSVVFPDTPYKIYVDADEEVRAARRRDAGELDAVSKRDAADSRRATAPLMVADGATVLDTSDHTIESGVAAAIEILKAQGLHLI; encoded by the coding sequence ATGACCTCCATCGCACCGGACTCCGGTAACGTCGCCATCGCCATTGATGGTCCCGCGGCTTCGGGCAAGAGCACGCTCGCCCGCATCCTCGCGGACCAGCTTGGCCTGGTGATGGTCAATTCCGGCGCGATGTACCGGGCGGTGACCTGGAAGGTGCTGCGCGAGGGCGTGGATTCCCATGATGCAGGCGCCGTGATCCGCGTGTTGCGGGAAACGATTCTCGAATGTGGCGATGACGGCCGCTATTCCACCATCAAGGTGGATGGCATCGATCCCGGCGATGAGCTCCGCAGCGAGGCGGTGAATGCGAATGTCTCCGCCGTCTCCGCCGTGCCGGAAGTGCGCGAGGCGCTGGTAGCCTTGCAGCGTGACTATCTGAAGCGTGCCAGTGTGGTCATGGAAGGCCGCGACATCGGCTCGGTGGTGTTTCCGGACACGCCATACAAGATCTACGTCGATGCGGACGAGGAAGTCCGCGCCGCGCGCCGCCGCGATGCGGGCGAACTGGATGCGGTTTCCAAACGGGATGCCGCCGACAGCCGCAGGGCCACCGCGCCGTTGATGGTGGCGGACGGGGCGACGGTGCTCGATACCTCCGATCACACGATTGAATCGGGAGTCGCCGCGGCAATCGAGATTCTCAAGGCCCAGGGCCTACATCTGATTTGA
- a CDS encoding DUF433 domain-containing protein: MESLESITIDPEILGGTPVFAGTRVPVKTLFDYTEKDYTLAEFIECFPSVTREMACRILDQSESALVSLAS; this comes from the coding sequence ATGGAATCACTGGAGTCCATCACCATCGATCCGGAAATCCTCGGCGGAACTCCCGTATTCGCAGGCACCCGCGTTCCCGTGAAGACCCTCTTCGATTACACCGAAAAAGACTACACGCTCGCGGAATTCATCGAATGCTTCCCGTCCGTCACGCGCGAAATGGCCTGCCGAATTCTTGATCAATCCGAGTCCGCTCTCGTGTCCCTCGCATCATGA